The proteins below come from a single Aphanothece sacrum FPU1 genomic window:
- a CDS encoding extracellular solute-binding protein gives MFNRRSFLLSLGTIALNQLLSGCGDSENGLDILLLKGSIPPQLLRLFRQQLSKTQTLSLKPLANLKELFKLLETWHDKDAQNSGFLPYLPLVNPQPPPVSDLLTLGDSWLTQAIQGQLIQPFEISEIPGWEKLPPRWQALVRRDNKGKIADDGQIWGVPYRWGTTLIVYDENQFQKLGWTPTDWSDLWREELRDRLAIIDQPREVIGLTLKKLGQSYNTPNLRDISELKSQLFALQRQVKYYSNKHYLQPLLVEDVWLSVGWSTDILPLLANNRNLKAVIPQSGTAIWSDLWVKPSLKTKESQLSDVAKKWIEFCWQTKSVNLISLFTDGTSPMIYQTPEKDIEKEIKNNPLLFINQEISKKSEFLYPLSKESQQQYENLWKEMRNS, from the coding sequence ATGTTTAACCGTCGTTCTTTTCTTCTTAGTCTAGGAACAATTGCACTAAATCAACTATTATCGGGGTGTGGCGATAGTGAGAATGGATTAGATATCTTATTGCTTAAAGGTTCAATTCCGCCTCAGCTTTTAAGACTATTCCGTCAACAACTCTCGAAGACACAAACCCTATCCCTGAAACCTCTAGCAAACTTAAAAGAGTTATTTAAACTTCTAGAAACTTGGCATGATAAAGATGCTCAAAATTCAGGTTTTTTGCCTTATCTTCCTTTAGTTAATCCTCAACCCCCTCCTGTTAGTGATTTACTGACTTTAGGTGATAGTTGGTTAACTCAAGCAATTCAAGGGCAATTAATTCAACCGTTTGAGATAAGTGAAATTCCTGGTTGGGAAAAATTACCACCCCGTTGGCAGGCTTTAGTTAGACGAGATAATAAGGGAAAAATTGCAGATGATGGACAAATTTGGGGTGTTCCTTATCGTTGGGGAACGACATTAATTGTTTATGATGAAAATCAGTTTCAAAAGTTAGGATGGACTCCTACAGATTGGTCAGATTTATGGCGCGAAGAATTACGAGATCGCCTTGCTATAATTGATCAACCTAGAGAAGTAATTGGCTTAACTTTAAAAAAATTAGGACAGTCTTATAATACTCCTAATTTAAGAGATATTTCTGAGTTAAAATCTCAACTATTCGCCTTACAAAGACAGGTTAAATATTATAGTAATAAACACTATTTACAACCTTTACTTGTAGAAGATGTTTGGTTAAGTGTCGGATGGTCAACTGATATTCTTCCTTTACTTGCTAATAATCGGAATCTTAAAGCGGTGATTCCCCAATCAGGAACTGCTATTTGGTCAGACTTATGGGTAAAACCTAGCCTGAAAACTAAAGAATCTCAATTATCTGATGTAGCTAAAAAATGGATTGAGTTTTGCTGGCAAACTAAATCGGTTAATTTAATTAGTCTATTTACTGATGGTACTTCACCAATGATTTATCAGACCCCAGAAAAAGATATAGAAAAAGAAATTAAAAATAATCCGCTTCTTTTTATTAATCAAGAAATTAGCAAAAAATCAGAGTTTCTTTATCCTTTATCAAAAGAAAGTCAACAGCAATATGAAAACCTTTGGAAAGAGATGAGAAATAGTTAA
- a CDS encoding R3H domain-containing nucleic acid-binding protein: MQITDDIGKLLAILPPDIRQQIEQHPKQDRLIEVVMDLGRLPEARFPDEAVYLGNTPISPEDLQHCIERVGSFSGDNRAGIERTLHRISAIRNRTGIIIGLTCRMGRAVFGTISMIRDLVETGQSLLLLGRPGVGKTTALREIARVLADDFNKRVVIIDTSNEIAGDGDIPHPAIGRARRMQVSRPELQHQVMIEAVENHMPEVIVIDEIGTELEALAARTIAERGVQLVGTAHGNRIDNLIKNPTLSDLVGGIQAVTLGDEEARRRGSQKTVLERKAPPTFEIAIEMLERQRWVIHENVSHTVDMLLRGVEPNPQVRTVDENAELTITQEKLDKPPSYGLTGTVGLESVPRPTGLRASGRMTPLAPMGLNQGGFSSDFERLLDESWCQPEGEGESEKIRIPGPNGEDFPVYVYPYGIGRSQLEQVIDVLNLPVVLTKDLSNADVVLALRSHLKNESKLRQIARVRQIPVHGVKSNTIPQITRTLRRLLGMDEVKIPETADLRLFTRGGNDDELEALEEARLAVEQIVLPKGQPVELLPRSPQVRKMQHELVEHYRLQSDSFGEEPNRRLRIYPA, from the coding sequence ATGCAAATTACCGATGATATCGGTAAACTTCTTGCTATTTTACCGCCAGATATTCGTCAGCAAATTGAGCAACATCCTAAACAAGATCGCTTAATTGAAGTTGTTATGGATTTGGGAAGATTACCAGAAGCGCGGTTTCCTGATGAAGCGGTTTATTTAGGAAATACACCCATTTCCCCCGAAGATTTACAACATTGTATTGAACGAGTCGGCAGTTTTAGTGGGGATAACCGGGCCGGAATTGAACGAACTTTACACCGTATTAGTGCCATTCGTAACCGCACAGGTATTATTATCGGATTAACCTGTCGTATGGGACGGGCCGTTTTTGGTACCATCAGCATGATTCGGGATTTAGTAGAAACGGGTCAATCCTTACTGCTTTTGGGTCGTCCTGGAGTGGGTAAAACGACGGCCTTGCGAGAAATTGCCAGGGTATTAGCAGATGATTTTAATAAGCGGGTGGTCATTATTGACACCTCTAACGAAATTGCCGGAGATGGAGATATTCCTCATCCGGCCATTGGTCGGGCCCGACGGATGCAGGTTTCCCGTCCTGAATTACAACATCAGGTAATGATCGAGGCTGTGGAAAATCATATGCCAGAAGTGATCGTTATTGATGAAATTGGTACAGAATTAGAGGCATTAGCGGCCCGAACTATTGCAGAACGAGGAGTACAATTAGTAGGGACGGCCCACGGCAACCGCATTGATAATTTGATTAAAAATCCGACTTTATCCGACTTAGTAGGAGGAATTCAAGCGGTAACGTTAGGGGATGAGGAGGCCCGACGACGGGGTTCTCAGAAGACCGTATTAGAACGGAAGGCCCCCCCAACTTTTGAAATTGCCATCGAAATGTTAGAACGTCAGCGTTGGGTGATTCATGAAAATGTGTCCCACACGGTTGATATGTTGTTACGGGGTGTAGAACCTAACCCACAAGTCAGAACGGTTGATGAGAACGCAGAACTGACTATTACCCAAGAAAAGTTAGACAAACCTCCCAGTTATGGGTTAACTGGTACGGTCGGTTTAGAAAGTGTCCCTCGGCCCACGGGATTACGCGCATCAGGACGCATGACTCCTCTTGCACCGATGGGGCTAAATCAAGGGGGATTCTCTAGTGATTTTGAGCGTCTTTTGGATGAGTCTTGGTGTCAACCGGAAGGGGAAGGGGAAAGCGAAAAAATACGCATTCCTGGCCCTAATGGGGAGGATTTCCCTGTTTATGTCTATCCCTATGGTATCGGGCGATCGCAGCTTGAACAGGTGATTGATGTTCTTAATTTACCTGTTGTTCTAACGAAAGATCTCAGTAATGCGGATGTGGTGTTGGCCTTGCGTTCCCATCTGAAAAATGAGTCTAAGTTACGTCAGATTGCCAGGGTTCGTCAAATTCCTGTACATGGGGTAAAATCTAACACTATTCCCCAAATTACTCGTACTTTGCGGCGATTATTAGGGATGGATGAGGTCAAAATCCCTGAGACGGCTGATTTACGGTTGTTTACTCGTGGGGGTAATGATGATGAGTTGGAAGCTTTGGAAGAAGCGCGACTGGCAGTAGAACAGATTGTATTACCAAAAGGGCAACCTGTGGAGTTATTACCGCGATCGCCGCAAGTGCGAAAAATGCAGCATGAATTAGTAGAACATTATCGGTTACAGTCTGATAGTTTTGGGGAGGAACCTAACCGTAGATTACGGATTTATCCGGCTTAA
- a CDS encoding GNAT family N-acetyltransferase — protein MKVSSDNYPKSLIRPVQYRDLDWLEALTSDSAQSQQNSVSVSFQEQLQQVRRWFGLLKFLSWFPNLFQDHFRVYVAELPKSSPEVNLKGFIQISPFNTGRSTWRVERVIIADGEGEPELLTNPKGIGSQLLRHCLEKIWEARTWVLEVNINEKNTLALYRQNGFQPLAQLTYWFLEPELLQQLAQHNSDLSNLLPVSNADAHLLYQLDCVSMPPLLRQVFDRNPQDFRTRFLTGFFSKWQEWFNQREVAEGYVFEPQRKAAIGYFKLILSKDGSQAHQAQLTVHPAYTWLYPKLLAQMAQIVQKFPNPSLELVSSDYQHEREEYLEKLGAKPIEHSLLMSRSVWHKLKEVKPEGLHLSEMFQGLQAVPRTPIPSRMAWLKTPLNPSEKNTKPNNQKEQNSSLEPSENPDHE, from the coding sequence ATGAAAGTATCTTCTGATAATTACCCTAAGTCTCTGATTCGTCCCGTGCAGTATCGGGATCTTGACTGGTTGGAAGCCCTTACCAGTGATTCTGCTCAATCCCAACAAAACTCCGTTTCTGTCTCATTTCAAGAGCAATTACAACAGGTTAGACGTTGGTTTGGACTGCTGAAGTTTCTCAGTTGGTTTCCTAATCTGTTTCAGGATCATTTTCGCGTCTATGTAGCTGAATTACCGAAATCTTCCCCAGAAGTTAACTTAAAGGGGTTTATCCAGATTTCGCCTTTTAATACGGGGCGTAGTACCTGGCGTGTAGAACGGGTTATCATAGCTGATGGAGAAGGAGAACCGGAATTATTGACTAATCCTAAAGGCATCGGTTCTCAATTATTACGCCATTGTCTAGAAAAGATCTGGGAAGCCAGAACTTGGGTATTAGAAGTTAATATTAATGAAAAAAATACCCTTGCATTGTATCGTCAAAATGGGTTTCAACCTTTGGCCCAATTAACTTATTGGTTTTTAGAACCAGAATTATTACAACAACTGGCCCAACATAATTCAGATTTATCCAATTTATTACCTGTTAGTAATGCTGATGCTCATCTACTTTATCAGTTAGATTGTGTGTCTATGCCCCCATTATTACGGCAAGTTTTTGATCGCAACCCCCAAGATTTTAGGACTCGTTTTTTAACTGGGTTTTTTTCAAAATGGCAAGAGTGGTTTAATCAACGAGAAGTGGCCGAGGGATATGTATTTGAACCCCAACGTAAAGCAGCGATCGGCTATTTTAAATTAATCCTATCTAAAGATGGTTCACAAGCTCATCAAGCTCAATTAACTGTTCATCCTGCTTATACTTGGCTTTATCCTAAGTTACTGGCTCAGATGGCTCAAATTGTCCAAAAATTTCCTAATCCAAGTTTAGAATTAGTGTCATCAGATTATCAACATGAACGAGAAGAATATCTAGAAAAATTAGGAGCAAAACCTATAGAACATTCTTTGTTGATGTCTCGTTCTGTTTGGCATAAACTCAAAGAAGTGAAACCAGAAGGACTGCATTTATCAGAAATGTTCCAAGGGTTACAAGCAGTTCCTCGAACTCCTATTCCTAGTCGTATGGCCTGGCTAAAAACACCCTTAAACCCTTCAGAAAAAAACACTAAACCGAATAATCAAAAAGAGCAAAATTCTTCTCTAGAACCTTCAGAAAACCCTGATCACGAGTAA
- the ldpA gene encoding circadian clock protein LdpA, which yields MSDLFYPLRSLKAGNWFKLICGASFQDLPAIRTLTLIYTLAGVDCIDVAADTAVINSAKEGIKIAQGLGNIAKKKGYQGINNPWLMVSLNDGEDPHFRKAYFNAQICPPDCPRPCETICPAQAINLFGVIDQRCYGCGRCLPVCPHNLIQTRSHIITPNQIIPLIEPMGVDALEIHTQVGREAQFKQLWQAIAPWVDQLKLIAISCPDGESLIDYLHTLYEVMSPLPCPLLWQTDGRPMSGDIGKGTTHAAIKLAQKVLNSSLPGLVQLAGGTNHHTVPKLRELGLLKEARDKRIENDTFVVGVAYGSYARSLLSPILETLEMTSMSSNTTHQLENYPDLLWQAVATAYELVSQIKSF from the coding sequence GTGAGCGATCTATTTTATCCGTTGCGATCTCTAAAAGCGGGAAACTGGTTTAAATTAATCTGTGGCGCAAGTTTTCAAGACTTGCCAGCCATTCGCACTCTCACCCTTATTTATACTTTAGCGGGTGTTGATTGCATCGATGTTGCTGCTGATACGGCCGTCATTAATTCGGCTAAAGAAGGGATAAAAATAGCCCAAGGTTTGGGAAATATTGCCAAAAAGAAAGGCTATCAGGGCATAAATAACCCCTGGCTAATGGTAAGTTTAAATGACGGGGAAGACCCCCATTTTCGCAAAGCTTACTTTAATGCTCAAATTTGTCCCCCAGACTGTCCCCGTCCCTGCGAAACCATTTGTCCTGCCCAAGCGATCAACTTATTTGGGGTCATCGATCAGCGTTGTTATGGATGTGGTCGCTGTTTACCTGTCTGTCCCCATAATTTAATTCAGACGCGATCGCATATTATCACCCCAAATCAGATTATTCCCCTTATTGAACCGATGGGAGTAGATGCCCTCGAAATTCATACCCAAGTGGGTCGAGAAGCCCAATTTAAGCAGTTGTGGCAAGCGATCGCCCCTTGGGTGGATCAGTTAAAACTGATTGCCATTAGCTGTCCCGATGGAGAATCATTAATTGATTATCTCCACACTCTTTATGAGGTAATGTCTCCCTTGCCCTGCCCTTTGCTATGGCAAACAGACGGTCGCCCCATGAGTGGAGATATCGGCAAAGGAACTACCCATGCTGCCATAAAACTCGCCCAAAAAGTCCTTAATTCTAGTTTACCAGGATTGGTGCAATTAGCAGGAGGAACTAATCATCATACTGTTCCTAAATTAAGAGAATTAGGATTATTAAAGGAGGCAAGAGATAAAAGAATAGAAAATGATACCTTTGTAGTAGGGGTTGCTTATGGCAGTTATGCCCGTTCTTTATTGTCTCCCATTTTAGAAACATTAGAAATGACCTCAATGTCTTCAAATACAACTCATCAGTTAGAAAATTATCCTGATTTACTCTGGCAAGCGGTAGCTACTGCTTATGAATTAGTTTCTCAGATTAAATCCTTTTAA
- the yidD gene encoding membrane protein insertion efficiency factor YidD: MKTLFIWLIKGYRNLISPLFPPSCRFQPTCSQYTLEAIERFGVVKGSWLGIKRILRCHPFHPGGYDPVPPLNRDKL, encoded by the coding sequence ATGAAAACTTTATTTATTTGGCTAATTAAGGGATATAGAAACTTAATTTCTCCACTATTTCCTCCTAGTTGTCGTTTTCAACCTACTTGCTCTCAATATACCCTAGAAGCTATTGAAAGATTTGGAGTAGTTAAAGGTAGTTGGTTAGGAATTAAACGTATTTTACGCTGTCATCCCTTTCATCCAGGGGGTTATGACCCTGTTCCTCCTTTAAATCGGGATAAATTATGA
- a CDS encoding ExbD/TolR family protein — translation MTQTTIKKRLPRKTRSQIHVRPLKLGQGIPVEQEVRIEIVPLIDVIFCILTFFILGAVGLSRQQAMELELPKAGSGSPQMREMLVVSLDDFSQVYVEKQLVNRNQLFDAIKNYHQFNPNGVMVLHASRNASYNDVIQVLDMLKQVGGDRVALATLPGESNPGNNWSNPTANPLPSESGLPGTVPNGFPQTIPSNQSQGFGTIPTTPPNSTLPGVPTTPPSTPPTN, via the coding sequence ATGACACAGACAACAATAAAAAAAAGATTACCTCGTAAAACCAGATCTCAAATTCATGTTCGTCCCTTAAAATTGGGACAGGGTATACCCGTCGAACAAGAGGTACGCATTGAAATTGTTCCGTTAATAGACGTTATTTTTTGTATTTTGACCTTCTTTATCTTAGGGGCAGTAGGTCTATCCCGTCAGCAAGCCATGGAATTAGAACTACCTAAAGCAGGTAGTGGTTCCCCCCAAATGCGGGAAATGTTGGTGGTGAGTCTTGATGATTTTAGTCAAGTTTATGTCGAAAAACAACTGGTAAACCGCAATCAGTTATTTGATGCCATAAAAAACTATCACCAATTTAATCCTAATGGTGTAATGGTGCTTCATGCTTCGAGAAATGCCAGTTATAACGACGTGATTCAAGTCCTTGATATGCTTAAACAAGTTGGGGGCGATCGCGTGGCTTTAGCGACATTACCCGGCGAATCTAACCCTGGAAACAACTGGAGTAATCCTACAGCAAATCCCTTACCATCAGAGAGTGGTTTACCTGGAACTGTTCCCAATGGTTTCCCTCAGACTATACCATCCAACCAATCTCAAGGATTTGGTACTATACCCACTACCCCGCCTAATTCGACCCTACCTGGTGTTCCTACTACACCTCCAAGCACACCACCGACTAATTAA